From Desulfosalsimonas propionicica:
AAGAATTTCACGTACGGATAAGTACGCTGCATTCTTCGAAATTGCGCAAGCCTTGATCTTAAACTTTTTACGGCACCATCTGAAATCAGACTTTTTACGATGCCATCAACTGCTGTCTGGCCCGGGCCGGGGGGTTTCTCATAAAAAAAGGCTGCGGGGCAACCCACAGCCTTTTGGCATGAAAAAAGGCCATGGGTTGCCTGCTTGCGTCTCCCCATGGCCTTGTTTGCGTATATCGGTTGGCTTTTTTACTGCGCCGATCCATGGGAAGACTTTTTAAAGAAAAAAAAGTTCCCGAAACCGGCATTCTCAGATGCTTGTCTCATGCGTTGGCAGACCTTGTAAAATTTTGAAACAAATGTGATGGCACCGTAAAAAACAGATGCCCGTACATTAAACAGCCCCGGCCGGATCTGTCAAGAAAAAACCGTTACTGGTTTAATTTGCCCTTAAATTCAGGCTTGCGTTTTTCCAGAAATGCGCTGGTGCCCTCCTTTGCATCTTCGCTGGCCATGCACAATGCAAAGGCGTTGATTTCGATTTTACAGCCGGTCTCCAGGTCCGCATCCATACCGTTTGCGATGGTCTGCTTGGTCGCCTGGACCGACACACGCCCTTTTCGGGCAATGGTTTTGGCTGTTTTCCCTGCGGCTTCCATGAGTTCGGCAGCCGGTACCACCCGGTTGACAATGCCTTTTTTCTCAGCCTCTTCAGCTGAGAGCATCATGCCCGTGAGAATCATTTCCCGTGCCAGATTCCTGCCCACAATGCGGGCGAGGCGCTGGGTACCCCCGAATCCCGGGATAATGCCCAGATTGATTTCCGGCTGTCCCACTTTGGCGTTGTCCGCGGCATAAATGAAATCGCAGGAAAGGGCCAGTTCCAGGCCGCCGCCCAATGCAAAACCGTTTACCACGGCTATCACTGCAATGGGCAGGGCTTCAATTTTAAACATGAGTTCATGGCCGCGGGAGGCAAAATGCTTTGCACTGACCGGATTGAGTTTGGCCAGTTCGCTGATGTCGGCACCGGCCACAAAGGCTTTGTCCCCGGCGCCGGTGATCAGAAGCGCACGGATATTCTCGTTTGCCGCGATTTCATCAACGGCTGCGTGCATTTCAGCAATTACCTGTTGGTTGAGTGCGTTTAAGGCTTTGGGACGGTTGATGGTGATGGTGGCGATGGCCTCGGCAACATTTACCTCAATGGTTTCATATGACATGTCAGCCTCCATATGCAAGCGGGTGAAAGGGGACGAAAGCAGAAAACGCTTTCAAACCGGGCGGATCTTTGATAGTAAAATAATGTTTATACTCAAAGTTAAATAAATGAATTTGTTTTATTTGTCAAATGTGGCAGCCTGGCGCAACGCTGCCGGAAAAGAACGCACCCTGGAGTCAAACAATGGATGATCAGGCGATTATAAAGGCATATAAGCGCTATGCCGGAAGTTATGACCGGATTTTTGGGAAAGTTTTTGAGCACGGCCGCCGGGCGCTGATCGGGAAAATGGGTTTTGCCCCGGGCCAGCGGATTCTGGAAGTGGGTGTGGGTACCGGGCTTTCTTTGCCGCTTTATCCCAAAGAGGTTTCGGTTGTGGGAATTGACATTTCACCGCACATGCTTTGGCATGCCAGAAATTATACAAACGGAAACGGCAGCCGGAGTTTGTCTCTGATGGACGCCCAGAGCATGAGTTTTGCTGACAATAGCTTTGATAAGGTGGCTGTCATGTACGTGGTGACCGTGGTGCCCGAGCCCGAAAAAATGATGGAGGAAATCCGGCGGGTGTGCAAGCCCGGGGGTGATATTTTCGTGGTCAACCATTTCAGCAACCCGCATCTGATTCCGAGGATGGTGGAAACGGTTATGCTGCCTTTCAAAGGCCTGCTTGGATTTCGTCCCCGTTTTTCACTGGAGGCGTTTCTTGCGCAGAATCCGCTCCAGGTTGTGGAGACCTGCCCTGTGAACCTGCTGGGATACTGGACCCTAATCCACGCGCGCAATGCTTCCTGAAATATAAGCATGACAGCCGGTGCATCGCCCCTTTTTGTTCCGGGCGCAGACGCTGCGGCAGCGAGGTTTGGAGAAAACCCGATTGGCGCGCCTGGCAGGATTCGAACCTGCGGCCTACGGATTAGAAGTCCGTTGCTCTGTCCGGCTGAGCTACAGGCGCGCATACCTGGATCTTCGCTGGTTGACAGGTAAAATCCTTGAGAATGGAAAAAATTTTTTTTACCATTAGAAAATGCTTTTGTCCATTATAAAAAGGCCACTTCTGCCGCAGCGGCAAAATCGCTTTATCTGAACTGAGCGATTCAATAAGGTTGAGATCTTGCGGGAAAAAACTTATTATAGGTTTTTTATGGCAAAAACCGCGATTGTTGCACTCACCGATGCCAGGTGAAAAAATCCGATGACAGCCCAAAGGTTATGAGCAAGCAGAAGCCAACCGATCATATTGAAAATCCGGAAAATGGCCGGTCCGACGGCGACACGGACGGCAGCAGCGATTCGGCAACCACCCGGAAGCTGAAACAGGCCGTGTCTTTGCCCGGAGAGCAGGGCCAGTTGGTCCCCTATGACCCGCTCCAGCGGTATCTCTCCGAGATCAGCCGTTATCCTTTGCTGACCCGGGAACAGGAGGTCGAACTCGGCCGGCGCCTGCAGGAGGAAGGGGATCCGGATGCGGCTTATATACTGGCCACATCCAATCTTCGGCTGGTGGTCAAGATTGCCATGGAGTTTCAGCGCACGTGGATGCAGAATTTGATGGATTTGATCCAGGAGGGCAATATCGGCCTGATGCATGCGGTGCAGAAGTTTGATCCTTACAAGAACGTCAAGTTTTCCTATTACGCAGCTTTCTGGATCAAGGCCTATATTCTGAAATTCATCATGGACAACTGGCGCCTGGTCAAAATCGGCACCACCCAGGGTCAGCGGAAGCTGTTTTTTAAGCTTAAAAAGGAAAAACAGAAACTTGTGGAGCAGGGTTTTGCCCCGGAGACAAAGCTGCTTTCCAGCCGGCTGGGCGTCTCCGAGCAGGAAGTGCGGGACATGGATCTGCGTCTTGACGGCTGGGATGTGTCTTTGGATGAGCCTTTAAAGGATGATTCGGACACCGAGCGGGGCGATTTTTTCAGTTCAGATACCGAGTCCATTGAATCCCAGGTGGCCCGCAAGGAAGTCGAATCCCTGCTGCGCGAAAAGCTCGGGGATTTTAAAAAGCAGCTTTCAGAGCGGGAGCTGGATATTTTTCAGCGGCGCATATTCACCGATACGCCCGACACCCTTCAGGACATCGGGGACAAGTACCAGATCTCCCGGGAGCGGGTGCGGCAGCTGGAAAAAAATATTGTCAAGAAAATGCGGGTTTTTTTCGAAAAAGAGATTCCGGACTTCGCCGCCTATGAACATCCCGAGGAAAACGATTAGCATCATGCGGCTTTCAGGCGCCACAACAAGTGAAAAGCCCATGGATTCAAGCCCTTTACCACGCCTCAGGATCCCCGCATTTGTTCGGTTCGGATGGTTAATGGTTATAGCTGCTGTCCTCACTGCCGGGTGCACGGGCAGGGATCACCACCCCGGGCCTTCGGTACCGGCTGCTCAACCCCCTTCTGACATTACTTTGCCTGCTGCCGGGCAGCAGCGGCCGGTCAGCCATTATTATGATTTTTTACGGGCGCAGCTGGCTGCCCGCTCCGGCCGGTTGGAAGAGGCTGTGGCCTTTATGAAAGAGGCTGTTGACAAGGTTCCGGATCAGGTGGTTGTCAAAAAAGAGCTTGCCATGCTCTACATCAAGCAGGGCAGGAAGGATAAAGCCCTGGAAATGATCCAGGAAGCCCTGGGTCAGGATCCGGACAACACAGAGTCCCTGATCGTTGCCGGTTCCCTCTGGCAGAGTGCCGGAGAGCTGGATGCAGCCCGGCAGGCTTATGAAAAGGTTGTCGAAAATGCGCCGGAACGGGAAAACATTGCCCTGATTCTGGCCCGGCTTTATCTGCAGCAGGAGCAGTTCAACCGGGCTGCAGAATTGATGACGGATTTTGTGGAGCGGTTCCCGGGAAATTATATGGGGTTTTATTATCTGGGCAAGGCCTGCAAAGAACTGGGCCGGCTCGGGGATGCAGCAGACGCTTACCAGCGGAGCCTCTCCATTGAGCCGGATTTAATGGAACCGCGTGCCGCACTCATTGATATTTACAGGCACCAGGGCAGAGACGCCAAGGCGGTTTACCAGTACCAGGCCATCCTTGAACGCGACCCGCGCAATGCCGCAGCCGCCCTTGAACTCGGAGTTTTTTACAAAAAACAGGGCCGGACGGATAAGGCCCGGGCAATCTGGGAGGATCTTGCCGGACGGGCCGGGCCTGATTCAGATGTGATCAAGGCTGTTACCGGGATGCTGGGCCGGCAGCAATACGATGATGCCATAATCGCGCTGTCAGGTGTTTTGGAACATGACCGGCAGAACTCCGCTCTGCATTATCTGGCCGGCGCAGCCCTTTACCTCTCGGAGAAAACAGGACCTGCTATGGACCATTTTCAGCAGGTGGCCTCTGACAGCGATTTTTACATTGATGCCATGATTCACCAGGCCATTATTTACAACCGGGAGTCCAAAACCGGACAAGCTGTCCGGCTGCTTGAAGCCGCCATGGAAAAAAGCGACAGCTTCGGAAAGGCGGCTCTGATTCCGTATCTGAGTGCATTTTATCAGGAACAGGAGCATTACCGGCAGGCTGAATCGCTTTTGCAGCAGGGGCTTTCCATTAATCCCGGAAGCACTGAACTGCTCTATGAACTCGGGGTTCTCTACGAAAAGATGGGCGATGTTGACGCTGCAATTGAAAAAATGAAACAAGTCATCGAAAAGGACCCGGAAAACGCAGACGCCCTGAACTATCTCGGATACACCTATGCCGATCAAAATATCCATCTTGATGAGGCCGAGTCCCTGATCCGCCGGGCCCTGGAACAGGAGCCGGAAAGCGGCCACATCCTGGATTCCATGGGATGGGTGCATTACCGGCAGGGCGATTATCAAAAGGCCCGCAAGTACCTGGAAAAAGCGGTTGAAAAAATCGGCGATGATCCCATTCTCTTTGAGCATCTGGGCGACGTCTACCGCAAAACCGATCAGCCCGGCCGGGCCCTGGAATATTACAAAAAGGCCCTGGAAAACGGGTCTGACCATGCGGATATCGTAAAGGAAAAAATGGATGCACTCCGGCAGGAGGTGTCACCTTGAAGGGCCGCCTGATTGTGCTGTTTTTGATTCTGCTCACAGCGGCCTGCGCTTCTGTGGAAAAACCGCCGCCGTCTGCCGTTTCCCGGATGGATGCGGGAAAAGCCGAATCCCTTCTTGCCTGCATCCGGAAAGCAAATGAGGCAATGACCCCCTATAAGGCCATCGGCCGTATCGGAGTGGACGATGACAGCGGATCATGGTCTGTCCGTGCGGCGTGGCTTGGCGCGCCGGGGGGGCGTTTCCGGGTGGAAGCCATGGGCCTTGCCGGCCAGCCCTTTGGCAAGATTATCTGCGGCCCGGAGCTGTGCTCCTTTCATTTTCCGGAAGGCGGGGAACTCCGGCGCAGGGACACCGGCCGGCGAAGTCTGGGACGGCTTGCCGGGGTGGATATTGATGTGGATGATCTTGCACTGCTGCTCGGCGGCGGTGTGCCCATAGCGGATCATGATAGTGTTGCCGCCTATCGAACGCTTTGCGGGGATCCCATGCTGGTGCTCAAAAAACGGTTTTCCGGAACCGTACAGCACATCCGGTTTTCCACCGACCCCATCCGTGTCCGGGAAGTGGAAATGTTTACCTGGCAGGGGACTGCCTATCGGGCGGAGATCCTTGCGGTGCGGTCTGCAGATGAACGAAATATGCCCTCTGAACTGCAGATTTCGGATGCAGAGGGCCATCGCCTGTCGGTGAGCGTGGAGCGCTGCTGGGCCGATGCAGCCGTACCAGCCCGGGCCTTTTCCCCGGAACTGCCCGGCAACACGGATACAGCGCCTTGAAGCAGGAAAGTGTTCGATCCACGGCTTGTCCGTCAAAGGCCGTCTGCCTTGAACTGCACCTGCGGTCTTGTTCCAACGTGACCTGCCTGGGGGTGCGGCCCAATTTTTCCGATTATCCTCCGGATGAGGCGGAATTGATCCGGGATGCGCCGAAAATATATTACCCTTCCACTTTTTATGCCGATTTGCTGGCAGCTGCCGGAAAACCGATTTTTCCGAGCGTGCATACTTACCGGTTTGTTCAGGACAAGATCAAGCAAAGCGCCCTGTTTGAAATCCTTGATCTGCCCCGGCCCAGAACCCGCACCTTTTATGGCAGGCGCCTGCCGGAAAAGATCCTGTCGCACTTCCGGTTTCCCTTTGTGGGCAAAATTGCCCGGGGTTCGGCCCTGGGCCGGGGCGTTTTTATGATTGCCGGCCGCGATGACCTGGATGCTTACTGCGATCAGACCAATACCGCTTATATCCAGGAATATCTGCCCATTGACCGGGATATCCGGGTGGTGGTCATCGGCAATAAAATTGCCCATGCCTACTGGCGCATTGCCGCGCAGGGAGAATTTCGGACAAATTTGGGCTGCGGCGGCAAAATCAGCCTGGATCCCGTGCCTGAATCCGTCCTTGATCTGGCCCTGCATACGGCCCGCTGCTGCGGGTGGGATGATGTGGGCATTGACATTTGCATGACAGGCAACAGGTTATACATTCTTGAAGCCAACATGAAATACGGCAAAGCCGGCTTTGCCGCAGCCGGCATGGATTATTACAGCATCATGGAGGAAAAGATCGCCAATGCAGAGATCTGAGCTTCCCGCCCTGCATGAGTTGACAGCGATGCTCGATGACCGGGAACAGCAAAGTCTTTCGCCCGGGGCGGCCAAAAGCGCCCGGGCCTTTCGCAGGCGGCCGGAAAAGCGTTTGGCAACAGATTACCGGCAGCCCTTTGCCGTGGATGTGGACCGTATCCTGCATTCTTTGGCGTACAGCCGGTATATTGATAAAACCCAGGTGTTTTACCTGATTCGCAATGATCATATCACCCACCGCATGCTCCATGTGCAGTTGGTTTCCAGGGTGGCGCGGACCATCGGCCGGTTTTTGGGATTAAACGAGGATTTGATCGAAGCCATTGCCATCGGCCATGATATCGGTCATCCGCCCTTTGGCCATGACGGTGAGCGGTTCCTTTCAAACTTGTGCCAGGCCGCTGGCATCGGGCCGTATCATCACAATGTGCAAAGCGTTCAGTTCCTGGAAAAAGTCGAGCGAAAGGGCCGGGGCTGGAATCTCTGCCTCCAGACGTTAGACGGCATTTTGTGCCATGACGGAGAGGTTCACAACCGGCACCTGGCGCCTGTGCAGGGCAAAACCTTTGAAGACCATCAGGCGGAACTCAACGAAAAAAAATCCGGCCGGCCGGTTGATCTGGTGCCCATGACACTGGAGGGATGCGTGGTGCGTTTTTCCGACACCATCAGCTATATCGGCAGAGACATTGAAGACGCCATCCGTCTGGGCCTGATCCAGCGTACGGACCTGCCGGCGGACTGTGTGCAGCACCTGGGCGATACCAACGGCACGATTGTCTATACCCTGGTCACGGATGTGATCCGCACCAGCTACGAGCAGGAGGCCGTGGCCTTCAGCCCGGAGATCTCCGGGGCTCTGCAGCAGCTGAAGCAGTTTAACTACAAGGCGATCTATTCAAATCCGGCCATCAAGCAGGACACACCCAAAATTGAAAGTTTATTTGACCATTTGTTTGAGCGGTTTTTCAATGATATTGAAGCCGGCAACAAACAATCACCTGTTTACCGCAATTTTATTGCCGATATGGCCCAAGACTACATGTCAGCGCACCGTCCTGCTGAAATTGTCCGGGATTTTATCGCCGGGATGACGGACCAGTATTTTTTAAACCTGTCCCCGGAGCGCATGCGGCCGCAGATTCGCGCCTGGTAATCCGGATCGTTGATGCCTGGCCGATGCTGAAAAAACGGTTGAGTTTTTCCGGCAAACGTTTCAATATAACAGTTTCACATAAAAATCGGACAAATTGCAGTTGCAGCCGGCACTGTTTTTTGTTGTGCCCTAAGACCCGGAGCCTTGTTGGAGGATATGCCCATGAAAAAGCTCAAGTATGCTTTCTGGCTGCTGATTGTGGTATTGGCGGCGGTTGTGGTGTTTCAGAACAAAGGGTTTTTCATTGTGGAGCGCAGTTTTAAGCTCAATTTGTATTTTTTCAAATACGCATCGCCTGAACTGCCCACGGCCTTATATTACTTTGCGGTGTTTCTCATCGGATTTCTTCTGTGTTATTTTTTGAGCCTGTCGGCAAAATTCAAGACCCGCAAAACCGTCCGGCAGCTCCATGAGCAGGCTGCGGCCAAGGATAAAAAAATTGCCGAACTGGAATCCGAACTGGCTGCTGCACAGGCACAAACGGTCCCGGCCGAGCCTGTCAGTCAACAGGATGTGTCTGACCCGCCGGAGACGCCCCCGGCTGGTACCGAAAAGTAAAAAAACAGGTTGCGCGATGGGATCCGGGACGGAACGGATCAGGGATATGTTTTTATGAAGGGCCGGCAAAGCAGTGATGCACAAATAACGCCCATGATGCGCCAGTACCTGGAGATCCGGGAGCACTACGCCGATTATCTTCTGTTTTACCGAATGGGTGATTTCTATGAGTTGTTTTTCGAAGATGCCCGGACTGCATCCCGGGAACTGGAAATCACACTGACATCCAGAAATAAGAACGAGGAAAACCCGGTGCCCATGTGCGGAGTGCCGGTCAAGGCCGCTGAAATTTATCTGGGACGCCTGATTGAAAAAGGCTACAAGGTGGCCATCTGCGAACAGACCGAGGACCCGGCCGCGGCAAAGGGGTTGGTCAAACGGGAAGTGGTGCGGGTGGTCACCCCCGGAATGGTTTTAAACAGCGATCTGCTCGATGCCCGCACCAACAACTTTATTGTCTCCATCCTCGCCCAAGGCTCCCGGTGGGGGCTGTCCTGTCTGGATCTTTCCACAGGGGCCTTTCGGGTCACGGAAAGCGGTGATGCGCATGTGCTGCTCGAAGAAATCAGGCGCATCGCCCCCAGTGAAATCCTGATGCCGGCAGCCGCCCGGACCGGTGATGATTATGAAATCTTTCGCACCTCGTTTGAGCAGTCCGTGACAACCTGGGTGGATGACGGGGCCTGTGAGTACAAACCGGCGCGTCAGCGCCTGATCCGTCAGTTCCAGACCCGAAGCCTGGAGGGCTTTGGCTGTGAAGGCCTGCAAGCCGGAATTGGCGCTGCCGGTGCCCTGCTGTTTTACGTCCAGGAGACCCAGAAACAGCAGATCGCCCATCTGTCGGGTCTTGAAACCTATTTTCTGGACCAGTACCTGCAGATAGACGATGTCTCCTGCCGCAATCTTGAACTGCTGGCCAATTTGCGAGACAGCACCCGAAAGGCCACTTTGCTTTCGGTGCTGGATTTTACCGTCACGGCCATGGGCGGCCGGCTGATCAAGCATTGGGTCCGGTATCCCCTTCTGGGGGTCGGTGACATGGGCGCCCGGCACGAGGCCGTGGATCAGCTGGCGGAATGCAGCATGGAGCGAAAGGCCATACGTGCGTCCCTGAAATCCGTGGCGGATCTGGAGCGGCTGGGCAGTAAAATCGTCATGGGCCAGGCCAATGCAAGGGATCTTGTGGCCCTGCGGCGCTCCATCGAGGCATTGCCGGAGATCCACGGCCACCTGGCCGGATTCAGCACGGATCTTTTGTGCCCGGATACGTCGATTCTGCCTGAGTTGACCGGTCTGGGCCAAATCATTGCTGCTGCGGTGGTCGATGACCCGCCGCCCGTGGTCAACGAAGGCGGCATGATCCGCACCGGATATGACGACAATCTCGATGAGCTCATTGCCATTGCCAGAGACGGCAAATCGTTTCTGGCCGAACTTGAGGCCCGGGAAAAACAGACAACCGGTATCCAGACCCTCAAGGTTCGCTACAACAAGGTTTTCGGTTATTATATCGAGGTCTCCAAAAACCAGGCGGATACCGTGCCCGCCCATTATGTGCGCAAGCAGACCCTGGTCAATGCCGAACGCTATATCACAGATGAGTTAAAATCCTTTGAAGCAAAGGTTCTCGGCGCCCAGGAGCAGCGCGCATCTCTTGAATACGAAATTTTCTGCAAACTTCGCGATACGGTGGCCCGAACCCATAAGTCCGTGGCTGCAGCCGCTGCATTTGTGGCCCAAATCGATGTGCTCTCCGGCCTGGCCGAGGCTGCGGTGCAGAACCGATATGTCCGGCCCGCCATCAACGAACAGGGTGTGATCGATATTGCCGAAGGCCGCCATCCGGTTGTGGAAAAACTCATTGAGGCAGAACGGTTTGTTCCCAACAGCCTGCGGATGGATAACCGGGAAAATCAGGTGCTGATCATCACAGGGCCGAACATGGCCGGCAAATCCACGGTGCTGCGCCAGGCTGCCCTGATCGTGCTTATGGCGCAAATGGGCTCTTTTGTGCCTGCAGACCGGGCCGATATTGCTGTAACGGACCGGATTTTCACCCGTGTGGGGGCCCTGGACAATCTGTCCCAGGGTCAGAGCACGTTTATGGTGGAAATGGAGGAAACCGCCAACATCATGAACAATGCCACTTCCCGGAGCCTGGTGATCATGGATGAAATCGGCCGGGGCACGTCCACCTTTGACGGTCTGAGTATTGCCTGGGCTGTGGCCGAATATCTCCATGACTTGGAGGATACAGGGGTGAAGTCCATGTTTGCCACTCATTATCACGAACTCACGGAACTGCACCGGGTCCGCAGGCGGGTAAAGAATTACAATATCGCGGTGCGTGAAATCAACGACGAGATTATTTTCCTGCACCAGCTGGCTGAAGGCGGCACCAACCGCAGCTATGGCATTGAAGTGGCGCGCCTTGCAGGGATGCCGGAAAAAGTTGTTGAGCGTGCCAAAAAAGTATTGGAGAATGTGGAAAAACAGGGTCATGTCCTGGGTCGGGAGGCAGCTGCGCCGGCGCGGCGCACCCGGGTTCAGCAAAGATATGTGCAGCTGCCCTTGTTTCAGGGCCCCGAGCAGGACGTGCTCGAGCGCCTCAGGCAGGCTGAGGTGGAACACCTGACCCCCATGGATGCCATGAACCTGCTTTACCAACTGCGGCAGAAACTTCTGGGCCAATCCGCAAGCCGGTCCGGGAACTCTGAGGCCGGCAATCCGTAAGCCGGAGATTTTGGCCATTAAACAACAAAGCAGCTGCATGAAACATAGACGACTGATTCATATTCTCGTTATCTGCCTGATTTGCGTGTTGGGATCCTGTGTATCCACGGGAGCCGCGCCGAATCAGCTTTATTTTGAGGCCGAGTCCTGCTACCGACAGCTCCAGCAGCACCCGGAGCGGCAGAAATACCGCAGCTATTGGTTAAAGTGCATTGAGCGCTTCGATGCTGTCCATGACCGGGACCCGGACGGTCCCTGGGCGGCGGCCGGGTTGTATAAGGCCGCAAGCCTGTACCGGGAGCTTTACAGACATTCCTACCGGTCTGCAGATCTCAAGGCTGCGGCTTCCCGGTTTCAACAGGTGAGCCGGAAATATCCCGAAAGTGCTTACAGGCAAAAAGCCCGCGCAGCTTTAAGAGACATCGGGGATGCGATCAAAGCCGATGAAAAGGCCGCAAAACAGGCCTATTTTCAAGCCGAGTCCTGCTACCGACAGCTCCAGCAGCACCCGGAGCGGCAGAAATACCGCAGTTATTGGATGAAATGCATTGAGCGCTTCGAAGCCGTCCATGAACGGGATCCGGAAGGCCCCTGGGCGGCGGCCGGGTTGTTTATGACCGCACAGCTGTATCAGAAACTGTATTCTTATTCCCGCAGTCCTGCTGATGAGCAAAAAGCCCGGTCCCTGTTTAAAAAAGTGGCCGGGCAGTATTCGTCGAGCGCCTACAGCCGTCGTGCGCGCAAAGCGCTTGACGCGTCTGCGGCAAGTGCGCACACCCCCGTGAACCTTGCCGGAGAAGACACTGCATCCGGGGAAGTCACCACCAATCATTCAGACAGCAGCAATACCCCCGCACCGGGAGAGGCGGTTACGGTTACCGGAATACGCTACTGGTCCAACCCGGAATATACCCGGGTGGTCATTGATGCCAATCAGGCCACTGATTTCAAGCACAATCTGTTGAAAAAAGATCCCTCCATCAACCAGATGAATCAGCGGCTGTATGTGGATCTGGACAACACCCGCCTGGCCAACCATATCCAGGAGCAGATTGCCATCAACGACACCCTGCTCAAGGATGTGCGCGCAGGCCAGTACCGGTCTGATACCGTCCGTGTGGTTGTGGATATCAAGTCCTTTGAAGATTACAATGTGTTTTCTTTGAAAAATCCTTTCAGAATTGTCATTGATGTAAGGGGGCAGGCCACTGCAGAGAAACCGGCCGATTCCTCTGATCCCGAAATATCCCGTAACCAGAAAGCTTCCATTGCCCGGCAGCTGGCCCTGGGGGTGCGGCGGATTGTCATTGATGCCGGTCACGGGGGCAAGGACTACGGGGCGCCGGGTTATTTAAAAGGAGTGCATGAAAAAAACGTGGTCCTGGAAATCTCAAAAAAACTGGCGGCCAGGCTTCGCGAGGAACTGGGCTGCGAAGTGCTGCTGACACGGGACAGGGATGTGTATCTGACCCTGGAGGAGCGCACTGCCATTGCCAATACCAAAAAAGCGGACCTGTTTATTTCCATTCATGCCAATGCCGCCAGAAACCGGAATGCATACGGCATCGAGACCTATTTTCTGAACCTGACGACCGATGAGGACTCCATTGCTGTGGCCGCCCGGGAAAATGCCACATCTGAGAAAAATATCAGCGAACTGCAGACCATTCTCGATGATTTGATGCGCAAT
This genomic window contains:
- a CDS encoding LapA family protein, whose product is MKKLKYAFWLLIVVLAAVVVFQNKGFFIVERSFKLNLYFFKYASPELPTALYYFAVFLIGFLLCYFLSLSAKFKTRKTVRQLHEQAAAKDKKIAELESELAAAQAQTVPAEPVSQQDVSDPPETPPAGTEK
- a CDS encoding class I SAM-dependent methyltransferase, which encodes MDDQAIIKAYKRYAGSYDRIFGKVFEHGRRALIGKMGFAPGQRILEVGVGTGLSLPLYPKEVSVVGIDISPHMLWHARNYTNGNGSRSLSLMDAQSMSFADNSFDKVAVMYVVTVVPEPEKMMEEIRRVCKPGGDIFVVNHFSNPHLIPRMVETVMLPFKGLLGFRPRFSLEAFLAQNPLQVVETCPVNLLGYWTLIHARNAS
- a CDS encoding sigma-70 family RNA polymerase sigma factor, which encodes MSKQKPTDHIENPENGRSDGDTDGSSDSATTRKLKQAVSLPGEQGQLVPYDPLQRYLSEISRYPLLTREQEVELGRRLQEEGDPDAAYILATSNLRLVVKIAMEFQRTWMQNLMDLIQEGNIGLMHAVQKFDPYKNVKFSYYAAFWIKAYILKFIMDNWRLVKIGTTQGQRKLFFKLKKEKQKLVEQGFAPETKLLSSRLGVSEQEVRDMDLRLDGWDVSLDEPLKDDSDTERGDFFSSDTESIESQVARKEVESLLREKLGDFKKQLSERELDIFQRRIFTDTPDTLQDIGDKYQISRERVRQLEKNIVKKMRVFFEKEIPDFAAYEHPEEND
- a CDS encoding ATP-grasp domain-containing protein; amino-acid sequence: MKQESVRSTACPSKAVCLELHLRSCSNVTCLGVRPNFSDYPPDEAELIRDAPKIYYPSTFYADLLAAAGKPIFPSVHTYRFVQDKIKQSALFEILDLPRPRTRTFYGRRLPEKILSHFRFPFVGKIARGSALGRGVFMIAGRDDLDAYCDQTNTAYIQEYLPIDRDIRVVVIGNKIAHAYWRIAAQGEFRTNLGCGGKISLDPVPESVLDLALHTARCCGWDDVGIDICMTGNRLYILEANMKYGKAGFAAAGMDYYSIMEEKIANAEI
- a CDS encoding enoyl-CoA hydratase/isomerase family protein, which produces MSYETIEVNVAEAIATITINRPKALNALNQQVIAEMHAAVDEIAANENIRALLITGAGDKAFVAGADISELAKLNPVSAKHFASRGHELMFKIEALPIAVIAVVNGFALGGGLELALSCDFIYAADNAKVGQPEINLGIIPGFGGTQRLARIVGRNLAREMILTGMMLSAEEAEKKGIVNRVVPAAELMEAAGKTAKTIARKGRVSVQATKQTIANGMDADLETGCKIEINAFALCMASEDAKEGTSAFLEKRKPEFKGKLNQ
- a CDS encoding deoxyguanosinetriphosphate triphosphohydrolase family protein, whose translation is MQRSELPALHELTAMLDDREQQSLSPGAAKSARAFRRRPEKRLATDYRQPFAVDVDRILHSLAYSRYIDKTQVFYLIRNDHITHRMLHVQLVSRVARTIGRFLGLNEDLIEAIAIGHDIGHPPFGHDGERFLSNLCQAAGIGPYHHNVQSVQFLEKVERKGRGWNLCLQTLDGILCHDGEVHNRHLAPVQGKTFEDHQAELNEKKSGRPVDLVPMTLEGCVVRFSDTISYIGRDIEDAIRLGLIQRTDLPADCVQHLGDTNGTIVYTLVTDVIRTSYEQEAVAFSPEISGALQQLKQFNYKAIYSNPAIKQDTPKIESLFDHLFERFFNDIEAGNKQSPVYRNFIADMAQDYMSAHRPAEIVRDFIAGMTDQYFLNLSPERMRPQIRAW
- a CDS encoding tetratricopeptide repeat protein; its protein translation is MVIAAVLTAGCTGRDHHPGPSVPAAQPPSDITLPAAGQQRPVSHYYDFLRAQLAARSGRLEEAVAFMKEAVDKVPDQVVVKKELAMLYIKQGRKDKALEMIQEALGQDPDNTESLIVAGSLWQSAGELDAARQAYEKVVENAPERENIALILARLYLQQEQFNRAAELMTDFVERFPGNYMGFYYLGKACKELGRLGDAADAYQRSLSIEPDLMEPRAALIDIYRHQGRDAKAVYQYQAILERDPRNAAAALELGVFYKKQGRTDKARAIWEDLAGRAGPDSDVIKAVTGMLGRQQYDDAIIALSGVLEHDRQNSALHYLAGAALYLSEKTGPAMDHFQQVASDSDFYIDAMIHQAIIYNRESKTGQAVRLLEAAMEKSDSFGKAALIPYLSAFYQEQEHYRQAESLLQQGLSINPGSTELLYELGVLYEKMGDVDAAIEKMKQVIEKDPENADALNYLGYTYADQNIHLDEAESLIRRALEQEPESGHILDSMGWVHYRQGDYQKARKYLEKAVEKIGDDPILFEHLGDVYRKTDQPGRALEYYKKALENGSDHADIVKEKMDALRQEVSP